Proteins encoded together in one Streptomyces umbrinus window:
- a CDS encoding YceI family protein, producing the protein MTVAVETGLWQLDPARTTVAIKHKTMWGMVTVKGTFGGVTGEGEVQPDGTARGTITLDAASLDTKNRKRDEHLRGGDFFDADRHPSLVFAVRNATVRQDDTVEISGQLTARGISRPQTVTARVTGATASEVTLTAEFTVDREQFGMGWNQMGMIRGLTTVTATLAFTRTSA; encoded by the coding sequence ATGACCGTCGCCGTAGAAACAGGGCTGTGGCAGCTCGACCCCGCCCGCACCACCGTCGCCATCAAGCACAAGACGATGTGGGGCATGGTCACCGTGAAGGGCACCTTCGGCGGCGTCACCGGCGAGGGCGAGGTCCAGCCCGACGGCACCGCCCGCGGCACGATCACTCTGGACGCCGCGTCTCTCGACACCAAGAACCGCAAGCGCGACGAGCACCTGCGCGGCGGCGACTTCTTCGACGCCGACCGGCACCCCTCCCTCGTCTTCGCCGTCCGCAACGCCACGGTCCGCCAGGACGACACCGTCGAGATATCCGGTCAGCTGACCGCCCGTGGCATCAGCCGCCCGCAGACCGTCACCGCCCGCGTCACCGGCGCGACCGCCTCCGAGGTCACACTCACCGCGGAATTCACCGTGGACCGGGAGCAGTTCGGCATGGGCTGGAACCAGATGGGCATGATCCGCGGCCTGACCACCGTCACGGCGACGCTCGCCTTCACGCGCACGTCCGCGTAG
- a CDS encoding MazG-like family protein → MSDDDLWESIDRLQDRLASAQPERPPQEALLLRMLKLSEEVGEVAEAVIGATGQNPRKGMSHTWDDVQSELCDVIITAAVALRTLTPETREVFAAHLARVTDRPLDPGQ, encoded by the coding sequence ATGAGCGACGACGATCTCTGGGAGTCCATCGACCGCCTCCAGGACCGGCTGGCGAGCGCCCAGCCGGAGCGGCCGCCCCAAGAGGCCCTGCTCCTGCGGATGTTGAAGCTCTCGGAGGAGGTCGGCGAGGTCGCCGAGGCGGTGATCGGCGCCACCGGGCAGAACCCGCGCAAGGGCATGTCCCACACCTGGGACGACGTCCAGTCCGAGCTGTGCGACGTGATCATCACGGCCGCGGTGGCCCTGCGGACACTGACGCCGGAGACTCGCGAGGTGTTCGCCGCGCACCTGGCGCGCGTGACGGACCGCCCGCTCGACCCGGGGCAGTAG
- a CDS encoding aldo/keto reductase, whose amino-acid sequence MGMESSGSTRNDDGRRTLGRSGIEVSALGFGCWAIGGEWARPDGQPLGWGKVDDDESVRAIRRALDLGVTFFDTADTYGTGHSERVLARALGRRRADVVVATKWGNVIDEERRLAVGSDDSPEYARRALTASLRRLDTDHIDLYQLHISDADPERAAQLRDTCEEFVREGLVRAYAWSTDDPERAAVFAEGEHCAAVQHRLNVLQDAPEMLALCEESGLASINRSPLAMGLLTGRRGPGQSLEAGDIRSRPPAWLPGFSDGGADPEWLARVDALRSVLTSDGRTLAQGALAWLWARSPRTVPIPGFRSVAQSEENAGALAKGPLTAGQLTEIDDALGR is encoded by the coding sequence ATGGGCATGGAGAGCAGCGGAAGCACGCGGAACGACGACGGGCGCAGGACTCTGGGGCGCAGCGGTATCGAGGTGAGCGCCCTCGGTTTCGGCTGCTGGGCCATCGGCGGCGAGTGGGCGAGACCCGACGGACAGCCCCTGGGCTGGGGCAAGGTCGACGACGACGAGTCCGTACGGGCGATCCGCCGCGCCCTCGATCTCGGCGTCACCTTCTTCGACACGGCGGACACGTACGGCACCGGGCACAGCGAGCGTGTCCTCGCGCGGGCGCTCGGCAGGCGGCGGGCCGACGTCGTCGTCGCGACCAAGTGGGGCAACGTCATCGACGAGGAGCGCCGGCTCGCCGTGGGCAGCGACGACTCCCCGGAGTACGCCCGACGCGCGCTGACCGCCTCACTGCGACGGCTGGACACCGACCACATCGACCTCTACCAGCTCCACATCTCCGACGCCGACCCGGAGCGCGCCGCCCAACTCCGTGACACCTGCGAGGAGTTCGTCCGTGAGGGGCTCGTCCGTGCCTACGCCTGGAGCACCGACGACCCGGAGCGGGCCGCGGTCTTCGCCGAGGGCGAGCACTGCGCGGCCGTGCAGCACCGACTCAACGTCCTCCAGGACGCGCCCGAAATGCTCGCGCTCTGCGAGGAATCGGGGCTCGCGAGCATCAACCGCAGTCCGCTGGCGATGGGGTTGCTGACCGGCAGGCGCGGGCCCGGTCAGTCCCTCGAAGCGGGCGACATCCGCAGCAGGCCGCCCGCCTGGCTCCCGGGCTTCAGCGACGGCGGCGCCGACCCCGAGTGGCTCGCCCGCGTCGACGCCCTCCGGTCCGTCCTCACCAGCGACGGCCGTACGCTCGCCCAGGGCGCCCTCGCCTGGCTGTGGGCCCGTAGCCCGCGAACCGTGCCCATCCCCGGCTTCCGCTCGGTCGCACAATCCGAGGAGAACGCGGGCGCACTCGCCAAGGGCCCGCTCACGGCAGGGCAGTTGACCGAGATCGACGACGCCCTGGGCCGCTGA
- a CDS encoding helix-turn-helix transcriptional regulator, whose protein sequence is MRADRLVSLVLLLRQRGRLTADTLARELEVSTRTVLRDIEALSAAGVPVYAERGRHGGFALLPGFRTELTGLNHEEALALLTAGSGRGEQAFGLGAALASAMRKVVDALPESHRATASDAAQRFLVEPETDLLSRRLVTEEVSGTTMIEVRRAVLAGHKLRIHYAATGQAPRWRTVDPIGLVTARDRAYLLATRAGADRTYRLSRVLAAEELPEPAQRPNRVDLDRIWRERSAEFLSGGDHLTVLVRVNPARREDLLDTALAVRAEEPDADGRLRLEVTFQDSRHAEWALWQLGTDAEALTPQSLRTTLRDRAAAIAARYGDSS, encoded by the coding sequence ATGCGCGCCGACCGGCTGGTTTCCCTGGTGTTGCTGCTGCGGCAGCGCGGCCGGCTGACCGCGGACACGCTGGCCCGCGAGCTGGAGGTGTCCACCCGCACCGTGCTGCGCGACATCGAGGCACTGTCCGCGGCCGGCGTCCCGGTCTACGCCGAACGCGGCAGGCACGGCGGGTTCGCGCTGCTGCCCGGCTTCCGGACCGAGCTCACCGGGCTGAACCACGAGGAGGCCCTCGCCCTGCTGACCGCCGGATCGGGGCGCGGCGAGCAGGCGTTCGGCCTCGGCGCGGCGCTCGCTTCGGCCATGCGGAAGGTGGTCGACGCGCTGCCCGAGAGCCACCGGGCCACCGCGAGCGACGCTGCCCAGCGATTTCTCGTCGAGCCGGAGACCGACCTGCTCTCCCGCAGGCTGGTCACCGAGGAGGTGTCCGGGACCACCATGATCGAGGTCCGGCGCGCTGTGCTCGCCGGACACAAGCTGCGTATCCACTACGCGGCCACGGGCCAGGCACCGCGGTGGCGCACGGTGGACCCGATCGGCCTGGTCACCGCACGCGACCGGGCCTACCTGCTGGCCACGAGAGCCGGTGCGGACCGCACGTACCGGCTCTCGCGAGTGCTGGCCGCCGAGGAACTCCCCGAACCGGCACAGCGGCCGAACCGGGTCGATCTGGACCGGATCTGGCGGGAACGGTCCGCGGAGTTCCTCTCCGGCGGCGACCACCTCACCGTGCTGGTACGGGTGAATCCGGCGCGGCGGGAGGACCTGCTGGACACCGCGCTGGCCGTCCGCGCGGAAGAGCCCGACGCGGACGGCCGGCTGCGGCTGGAGGTGACCTTCCAGGACTCCCGCCACGCCGAATGGGCGCTGTGGCAGCTAGGCACGGACGCGGAGGCCCTGACCCCGCAGTCGTTGCGCACCACCCTGCGCGACCGCGCCGCCGCGATCGCCGCCCGCTACGGAGACTCGTCCTGA
- a CDS encoding MarR family winged helix-turn-helix transcriptional regulator: MADPSSPADQPERKPTGGDGLPTDCDGLPAGDAGLLPAELRAWMRLLAAAGAIEQLLRSRVKDAMGISHDEFLVLCLLADQPGSSLRMTRIAELLGRPKTRLTYQVACLQHAGLISKNSACGDRRGIEVTLTDKARRLLSESSRLLADAVSEAIAQTACAQRYAQLHDLLPEPHVPATEGHGTEKPQ; the protein is encoded by the coding sequence ATGGCCGACCCCTCCTCCCCCGCCGACCAGCCCGAACGCAAGCCGACGGGCGGAGACGGGCTGCCGACGGACTGCGACGGGCTGCCGGCGGGCGACGCCGGGCTGCTGCCGGCCGAGTTGCGCGCCTGGATGCGCCTGCTGGCCGCGGCCGGGGCGATCGAGCAGTTGCTGCGTTCACGGGTCAAGGACGCCATGGGGATCTCGCACGACGAGTTCCTGGTGCTGTGCCTGCTGGCCGACCAGCCCGGCTCCAGCCTGCGGATGACCCGGATCGCGGAGTTGCTGGGGCGCCCGAAGACGCGGCTGACCTATCAGGTCGCCTGCTTGCAGCACGCGGGGCTGATCAGCAAGAACTCGGCGTGCGGCGACCGGCGCGGTATCGAGGTGACCCTCACGGACAAGGCCCGCCGCCTGCTGAGCGAGTCCTCGCGCCTCCTCGCCGACGCCGTCTCCGAGGCCATCGCCCAGACGGCCTGCGCCCAGCGGTACGCGCAACTGCACGACCTGCTGCCGGAGCCACATGTCCCGGCGACCGAGGGGCACGGCACCGAGAAGCCGCAGTAG
- a CDS encoding SGNH/GDSL hydrolase family protein, with protein MPAKPSTPGRAPFAHLIARLLTPLVLILALVVTSSALVALAKGGRGGEGDTGRPTESSAARHWVNTWTAMPQLTEPGNMPPPPFTEDRAVLADTTLRQTVRVSTGGERVRLRFSNAFGNTALPLTAVTVALPLDGRAGVAAVEPGTLRGVTFGGRGSATVPAGAQVVSDTLDFDLRPGSNLTVTAYLAEGQPSLALTSHPGSRTTSYLQKADRTRDLDLPEATPVNHWYLLSDVEVLSGRGTAAVAVLGDSLTDGRGSTTNGNNRWPDQFLDRLHARAVTSDVAVLNQAAGGNRVLNDGLGPNVLARLDRDVLSRSGVSWLVVFEGVNDLGTAAATPAAQRGVTAELTAAYEQIVVRAHAQGIRVYGATLTPFGGNTMYDDPDGHRESARQAVNSWIRTSGTFDAVIDFDRAVRDPQDPRRLLPTLHDGDWLHLNPAGYRTLAEAVPPRLFRRAPARLDVG; from the coding sequence ATGCCCGCGAAGCCGTCCACGCCCGGAAGAGCCCCGTTCGCCCACCTGATCGCTCGTCTGCTCACCCCCCTCGTCCTCATCCTCGCCCTCGTCGTGACCTCGTCCGCGCTGGTGGCCCTGGCCAAGGGGGGTCGGGGTGGGGAAGGGGACACCGGCCGTCCGACCGAGTCGTCCGCCGCCCGGCACTGGGTCAACACCTGGACCGCGATGCCGCAGCTCACCGAGCCGGGCAACATGCCGCCCCCGCCGTTCACCGAGGACCGTGCCGTTCTGGCCGACACGACACTGCGGCAGACCGTGCGTGTCTCGACCGGGGGTGAGCGTGTGCGGCTGCGGTTCTCCAACGCCTTCGGTAACACCGCGCTGCCGCTCACGGCGGTGACCGTGGCGCTCCCGCTCGACGGACGGGCCGGGGTCGCCGCGGTCGAGCCCGGCACCCTGCGGGGGGTGACCTTCGGCGGGCGCGGCTCCGCGACCGTGCCCGCCGGAGCCCAAGTCGTCTCGGACACACTGGACTTCGACCTCCGGCCGGGCTCGAACCTGACCGTGACGGCCTACCTGGCCGAGGGCCAGCCCTCCCTCGCGCTCACCTCGCACCCGGGATCGCGCACCACCTCGTACCTCCAGAAGGCCGACCGCACAAGGGACTTGGACCTGCCGGAGGCGACCCCGGTCAACCACTGGTATCTGCTCAGCGATGTCGAGGTGCTCTCCGGGCGCGGCACGGCGGCCGTCGCCGTCCTGGGCGACTCCCTGACCGACGGCCGGGGTTCCACCACCAACGGGAACAACCGCTGGCCCGACCAGTTCCTGGACCGGCTGCACGCCCGGGCCGTGACCTCGGACGTCGCGGTCCTCAACCAGGCCGCCGGCGGCAACCGCGTCCTCAACGACGGTCTCGGCCCCAACGTCCTCGCCCGCCTCGACCGCGACGTCCTGTCCCGCAGCGGCGTCTCCTGGCTGGTCGTCTTCGAGGGGGTCAACGACCTCGGCACCGCCGCGGCCACCCCGGCCGCCCAGCGGGGCGTCACCGCCGAACTGACCGCCGCGTACGAGCAGATCGTGGTCCGCGCACACGCGCAGGGCATCCGGGTGTACGGGGCCACGCTGACGCCGTTCGGCGGCAACACCATGTACGACGACCCCGACGGGCACCGTGAGTCGGCCCGGCAGGCGGTCAACTCCTGGATCCGTACGAGCGGGACGTTCGACGCGGTCATCGACTTCGACCGTGCCGTCCGTGACCCGCAGGACCCGCGCCGACTGCTCCCCACCCTGCACGACGGGGACTGGCTGCACCTCAACCCGGCGGGCTACCGGACACTGGCCGAGGCCGTCCCGCCGCGGCTCTTCCGGCGGGCGCCCGCGAGGCTCGATGTCGGTTGA
- a CDS encoding nuclear transport factor 2 family protein codes for MTIQVAKLSNPAVREFVSAVNAHDRDAFRAVLAPGATMSDDGSDRDLDEWTEREIFDSHGHMEVDNESDGGLALLARYSNDAWGEMRTRWSFTVDDGGKVSRFETGQA; via the coding sequence ATGACGATTCAGGTAGCCAAGCTGAGCAACCCGGCCGTCCGGGAGTTCGTCAGCGCCGTGAACGCCCATGACCGGGACGCCTTCCGGGCCGTCCTCGCGCCCGGCGCGACCATGTCCGACGACGGTTCGGACCGTGACCTCGACGAGTGGACCGAGCGGGAGATCTTCGACTCCCACGGCCATATGGAGGTCGACAACGAGTCGGACGGCGGCCTCGCCCTCCTCGCCCGCTACAGCAACGACGCCTGGGGCGAGATGAGGACGCGGTGGAGCTTCACCGTCGACGACGGCGGCAAGGTCTCCCGCTTCGAGACCGGCCAGGCGTAA
- a CDS encoding SDR family oxidoreductase, with protein MNAKGTKIAVVTGAGSGIGRAVAVELLRTGWSVALAGRRAEHLEETAALAETADPGQPAAKDGTSLCVRTDVSRPDEVTALFAAVRDRFGRLDLLFNNAGTFGPGGVPFEELPYEAWRHVVGTNLDGAFLCAQAAYRQMKEQDPQGGRIINNGSISAHTPRPQSAAYTATKHALTGLTKSLSLDGRPYRIACGQIDIGNAATDMTERMQTGALQANGEVAAEPVMDVADVARTVRHMAALPLEANVQFATVLATAMPYVGRG; from the coding sequence ATGAACGCCAAGGGAACGAAGATCGCGGTCGTGACGGGAGCGGGCTCGGGGATCGGTCGGGCAGTGGCCGTGGAACTGCTGCGCACCGGCTGGTCGGTGGCGCTCGCGGGCCGCCGCGCGGAGCACCTGGAGGAGACGGCGGCGCTCGCGGAGACGGCAGACCCGGGGCAGCCGGCCGCGAAGGACGGCACGTCCCTGTGTGTGCGCACCGATGTCTCGCGGCCCGACGAGGTGACCGCACTCTTCGCCGCCGTGCGGGACCGCTTCGGGCGGCTCGACCTCCTCTTCAACAACGCGGGCACCTTCGGCCCGGGCGGGGTGCCGTTCGAGGAGCTGCCGTACGAGGCCTGGCGGCACGTGGTCGGCACCAACCTCGACGGGGCGTTCCTGTGCGCGCAGGCGGCGTACCGGCAGATGAAGGAGCAGGATCCGCAGGGCGGCCGGATCATCAACAACGGCTCGATCTCGGCCCATACGCCACGCCCGCAGTCGGCCGCGTACACGGCGACCAAGCACGCGCTGACCGGCCTCACGAAGTCGCTGTCGCTGGACGGGCGGCCGTACCGGATCGCCTGCGGGCAGATCGACATCGGCAACGCGGCGACGGACATGACCGAGCGGATGCAGACGGGGGCGCTGCAGGCGAACGGGGAGGTGGCGGCCGAGCCGGTGATGGATGTGGCGGACGTGGCTCGCACGGTGCGGCATATGGCGGCGTTGCCACTTGAGGCGAATGTGCAGTTCGCGACGGTGCTTGCTACGGCGATGCCGTATGTGGGGCGGGGCTAG
- a CDS encoding DoxX family membrane protein translates to MTSFDRRDLGLLLLRLGTGGVLAAHGTQKLFGWFGGGGVSETGQFMESVGYAPGRASAAAAGLAEAGGGTLLALGLATPAAGAAAAGAMAGASAVHAPNGFFNQSGGYEHAASLGLAAAGLAVTGPGRLSLDHALGHAVDRGWMVPVALAGTAAATLAVVGLRNKRLRSEKEGEQGELFDEESMSYSG, encoded by the coding sequence GTGACCTCTTTCGACCGACGCGACCTGGGACTGCTGCTGCTCCGCCTCGGCACGGGCGGGGTGCTCGCGGCGCACGGGACGCAGAAGCTCTTCGGCTGGTTCGGCGGAGGCGGGGTCTCCGAGACCGGCCAGTTCATGGAGTCCGTGGGATACGCGCCCGGCCGGGCGAGCGCGGCCGCGGCGGGCCTCGCGGAGGCGGGCGGCGGCACGCTCCTCGCGCTGGGCCTCGCGACCCCGGCGGCCGGCGCCGCCGCGGCCGGTGCGATGGCGGGCGCGTCGGCGGTGCACGCCCCGAACGGCTTCTTCAACCAGAGCGGCGGCTACGAGCATGCCGCGTCCCTCGGGCTCGCGGCGGCGGGGCTCGCCGTCACGGGCCCCGGCCGGCTCTCCCTGGACCACGCCCTCGGCCACGCGGTCGACCGCGGCTGGATGGTGCCGGTCGCCCTCGCGGGCACGGCGGCGGCGACCCTGGCCGTGGTGGGGCTCCGCAACAAGCGGCTGCGGAGCGAGAAGGAGGGCGAGCAGGGGGAGTTGTTCGACGAGGAGAGCATGTCGTACAGCGGCTAG
- a CDS encoding maleylpyruvate isomerase family mycothiol-dependent enzyme, giving the protein MTERADQIIDALRSGHDYLTTVVHGLAAGDLDRPSGASEWTVAQVLSHLGSGAEIGLAVLEGAVSGAGPKDMDFNKSVWARWDAMSPAEQAEGFVASDEALVRAYEDLDAQTRQDLRIDLGFLPAPVDVATAASMRLSEFANHSWDVEVAFDRTVGLARAATEPLLDQVGMLIGFVGKADALDGRHVRVAVRTTSPERSFGLDLGDAVALTDEPAEPDAVLSTPAEWWIRLVTGRHAPANTPKGVTLTGDGLTLDDLRKVFPGF; this is encoded by the coding sequence ATGACCGAGCGTGCCGACCAGATCATCGACGCTCTGCGCAGCGGACACGACTACCTCACCACCGTCGTGCACGGCCTCGCAGCCGGGGACCTCGACCGGCCTTCCGGGGCATCGGAGTGGACCGTCGCCCAGGTGCTCAGCCACCTCGGCAGCGGCGCGGAGATAGGTCTGGCCGTCCTGGAGGGTGCGGTGAGTGGCGCCGGGCCGAAGGACATGGACTTCAACAAGTCCGTGTGGGCCCGGTGGGACGCGATGTCCCCGGCCGAGCAGGCCGAGGGGTTCGTCGCCTCCGACGAGGCGCTGGTGCGCGCCTATGAGGACCTCGACGCGCAGACGCGGCAGGACCTGCGGATCGACCTCGGGTTCCTGCCCGCGCCCGTGGACGTGGCCACCGCCGCGAGCATGCGGCTCAGTGAGTTCGCCAACCACTCCTGGGACGTGGAGGTCGCCTTCGACCGGACCGTCGGCCTGGCACGGGCGGCGACCGAGCCGCTCCTCGACCAGGTCGGCATGCTCATAGGCTTCGTCGGCAAGGCCGACGCCCTCGATGGCCGGCACGTCCGCGTCGCCGTCCGCACCACGTCCCCCGAGCGCTCGTTCGGGCTGGACCTGGGCGACGCGGTCGCGCTCACCGACGAACCGGCCGAGCCCGACGCCGTACTCAGCACGCCCGCGGAGTGGTGGATCCGGCTCGTCACGGGCCGCCACGCGCCCGCGAACACACCCAAGGGCGTGACCCTCACCGGGGACGGCCTGACTCTGGACGACCTGCGCAAGGTGTTTCCCGGCTTCTAG
- a CDS encoding extracellular catalytic domain type 1 short-chain-length polyhydroxyalkanoate depolymerase, translating into MSATGSSNTVRRPSRSGLAVLFGALVSLLATLLLGAPGAAARTEPTTSGAAAHAAAPAAVPTAAPPAAPTVAPAAALTEVTDFGTNPSNLQMYLYVPDSVTVNPAVVVAVHYCTGSGPAMYSGTEYASLADRYGFIVVYPSVTRASKCFDVSSPQALKRGGGSDPVGIKSMVDWVTRTYSADTSRIFATGISSGAMMTNVLLGDYPDVFAAGAAFSGVPFGCFATTDGSEWNSACSGGTVIHTPQEWGNLVRTAYPGYTGPRPRMQVWHGTEDDVLRYPNFGEEIKQWTNVLGVSQAPAATDSPQSGWTRTRYGSTGDRAPVEAISLQGVGHNLYAYGMAARVLTFFGLDTSDPGPQPQPGACRVTVTTNAWSTGLTGSVTITNTGTARIDGWKLAFTLPSGQAITNGWGATYAPAGGAVTATNATYNGTIAPNASVGIGYQANHGGNSGPPTTFTLNGTACTTS; encoded by the coding sequence ATGTCCGCCACTGGCAGCAGCAACACCGTGAGGAGACCGTCGCGTTCGGGGCTCGCAGTGCTCTTCGGAGCGCTCGTGTCCCTGCTCGCGACCCTGCTTCTCGGCGCACCCGGGGCCGCGGCCCGCACGGAGCCGACCACGTCCGGGGCGGCGGCCCACGCGGCCGCACCCGCCGCGGTACCGACTGCCGCACCCCCCGCGGCACCGACCGTCGCGCCCGCCGCCGCACTCACCGAGGTCACCGACTTCGGCACCAACCCCAGCAACCTGCAGATGTACCTGTACGTGCCGGACAGCGTCACCGTGAACCCCGCGGTCGTGGTGGCCGTCCACTACTGCACGGGATCCGGCCCGGCGATGTACTCCGGAACCGAGTACGCCTCGCTCGCCGACCGCTACGGGTTCATCGTCGTCTACCCGTCCGTCACCCGCGCCAGCAAGTGCTTCGACGTGTCCTCGCCGCAGGCGCTGAAGCGGGGCGGCGGCAGCGACCCCGTCGGCATCAAGTCGATGGTCGACTGGGTGACGCGTACGTACTCCGCGGACACCAGCCGGATCTTCGCCACCGGCATCTCCTCCGGCGCGATGATGACGAACGTCCTGCTGGGCGACTACCCCGACGTGTTCGCGGCCGGCGCCGCGTTCTCGGGTGTGCCGTTCGGCTGCTTCGCCACCACCGACGGCTCCGAGTGGAACAGCGCGTGCTCCGGCGGCACGGTGATCCACACCCCGCAGGAGTGGGGCAACCTCGTCCGCACCGCCTACCCGGGCTACACCGGTCCCCGGCCACGGATGCAGGTGTGGCACGGCACCGAGGACGACGTCCTGCGCTACCCCAACTTCGGGGAGGAGATAAAGCAGTGGACCAATGTGCTGGGTGTGAGTCAGGCTCCGGCCGCCACGGACTCGCCCCAGTCCGGCTGGACCCGCACCCGGTACGGCTCCACCGGTGACCGGGCTCCCGTCGAGGCCATCAGCCTCCAGGGCGTCGGCCACAACCTGTACGCGTACGGCATGGCGGCCCGGGTGCTCACGTTCTTCGGCCTGGACACCTCGGACCCCGGGCCCCAACCCCAGCCCGGCGCCTGCAGGGTGACCGTCACGACCAACGCGTGGAGTACGGGACTGACCGGCTCCGTGACGATCACCAACACCGGCACCGCCCGCATCGACGGCTGGAAACTGGCCTTCACCCTGCCGTCCGGGCAGGCCATCACCAACGGCTGGGGCGCCACGTACGCCCCGGCTGGCGGGGCGGTCACCGCCACCAATGCCACGTACAACGGCACGATCGCGCCGAACGCGAGCGTCGGCATCGGCTATCAGGCGAATCACGGCGGAAACAGCGGGCCTCCGACCACGTTCACCCTCAACGGGACGGCATGCACTACGAGTTGA
- a CDS encoding RidA family protein, translating to MERTAVNPVTWSAELGFNQGEVVSGHTRTLYISGQTAMSGDGKPEHDGDMAAQLALSVDNLEAVLGEAGMSLANLVRLNVYTTDVDLLFRHYGVLAARLGAAGVAPTTTMLGVTRLAIPGQLVELEGTAVA from the coding sequence GTGGAACGAACGGCGGTCAACCCGGTGACGTGGTCGGCTGAGCTGGGATTCAACCAGGGTGAGGTCGTCTCCGGGCACACCCGGACCCTCTACATCTCCGGACAGACCGCGATGAGCGGCGACGGCAAGCCCGAGCACGACGGTGACATGGCGGCGCAGTTGGCGCTGAGCGTCGACAACCTGGAGGCCGTTCTCGGCGAGGCCGGCATGTCGCTCGCGAACCTCGTCCGGCTCAACGTCTACACGACCGACGTCGATCTGCTCTTCCGGCACTACGGCGTTCTGGCCGCGCGGTTGGGCGCCGCCGGGGTGGCACCGACCACCACGATGCTCGGGGTGACACGGCTGGCGATCCCCGGCCAGCTGGTCGAGCTCGAAGGGACCGCCGTCGCGTGA